One genomic segment of Pyruvatibacter mobilis includes these proteins:
- a CDS encoding XdhC family protein yields the protein MSSYSHAEDVLGFARTRLAAGEACALAVVSHTQGGGLRWPGAMMAVTRDGTAAGYVSNGCVDADVIGHALAAIETGKAAYLVYGAGSPFMDIRLPCGGQMDVLVAPLTDPDAVARTHDALTARTETGLTITRDGTFTAGPVPADRTTSWDGDKLSLHLTPKLALRVAGRGEEAIALARLAAAGDFDTTLQSPDEHTLARARAEGLTAISLTTAQSLPGLTDDPWTAFALLFHDQDWEIPLLLQTFDGPAFWIGAVGSRRTHQLRCEALTANGARRDQIARLQGPIGLIPRTRDASMLAVSTLAEIASAYKDLTA from the coding sequence GTGTCGAGTTACAGCCACGCCGAAGACGTCCTGGGTTTCGCCCGCACCCGCCTCGCGGCAGGCGAGGCCTGCGCCCTGGCCGTGGTCAGCCACACCCAGGGCGGCGGCCTGCGCTGGCCCGGCGCCATGATGGCCGTCACGCGCGACGGCACGGCAGCGGGCTACGTCTCCAATGGCTGTGTGGACGCGGATGTCATCGGACACGCCCTCGCCGCCATCGAAACCGGCAAGGCCGCCTATCTCGTCTATGGCGCAGGCTCGCCCTTCATGGATATCCGCCTGCCCTGCGGCGGGCAGATGGATGTGCTGGTCGCGCCCCTCACCGATCCGGACGCGGTGGCCCGTACCCATGACGCCCTCACCGCCCGCACCGAAACCGGCCTGACCATAACCCGCGACGGCACGTTTACAGCGGGGCCCGTTCCCGCTGACCGCACCACCTCATGGGATGGTGACAAATTGAGCCTGCACCTGACCCCGAAGCTGGCCCTGCGCGTCGCCGGCCGGGGCGAGGAAGCCATCGCCCTGGCCCGCCTCGCAGCCGCCGGTGACTTTGACACCACCCTTCAGTCGCCCGACGAGCATACCCTCGCCCGCGCCCGGGCCGAGGGGCTTACGGCGATCAGCCTCACCACGGCGCAATCCCTGCCCGGCCTGACCGATGATCCGTGGACGGCATTTGCCCTGCTGTTCCATGACCAGGACTGGGAAATCCCGCTCCTGCTGCAGACCTTCGACGGCCCCGCCTTCTGGATCGGGGCCGTTGGCAGCCGGCGCACCCACCAGCTGCGCTGCGAGGCCCTGACCGCAAACGGTGCCCGGCGCGATCAGATCGCCCGCCTGCAAGGCCCCATCGGCCTCATCCCGCGCACCCGCGACGCCTCGATGCTTGCCGTGTCCACCCTGGCGGAGATCGCCTCCGCCTATAAGGACCTGACGGCGTGA
- a CDS encoding sterol desaturase family protein, whose amino-acid sequence MTYEQVERLATSVDEVFFIFGAAILAIEIIKGVLTRRMTGRTLLDMLASISTQLPFLAVETVLLVTGYVAYEVISETYITWALPISAATLVLGVVLADFTYYWEHRLAHEVRLLWTQHAVHHSSRHMNIVTGVRFGPAEGVWSFICHIPLLLTGLPAEVIFFGILTVQAYQTWIHTELVGRLGPLDGILNTPSNHRVHHGCDDLYLDKNYGGILIIWDRIFGTYQREEHTPRYGLVRDFDSVNPLRVWVSELPALMRDITSARTAADLRASLFGRPGTKHTTGG is encoded by the coding sequence ATGACCTATGAACAGGTGGAACGTCTCGCCACATCTGTCGACGAAGTGTTCTTCATCTTCGGCGCCGCCATCCTCGCCATCGAGATCATCAAGGGCGTCCTGACCCGCCGGATGACCGGGCGCACTTTACTCGACATGCTGGCCAGCATCTCCACGCAACTGCCCTTCCTCGCCGTCGAGACAGTCCTGCTGGTCACCGGCTATGTCGCCTATGAGGTCATCAGCGAAACATACATCACCTGGGCGCTGCCAATATCCGCAGCCACCCTCGTGCTTGGTGTCGTCCTCGCGGACTTCACCTATTACTGGGAACACCGGCTCGCCCATGAAGTACGGCTTCTATGGACACAGCACGCCGTGCACCATTCCTCCCGCCACATGAACATCGTCACCGGCGTGCGCTTCGGCCCGGCCGAGGGCGTGTGGAGCTTCATCTGCCACATCCCGCTGCTGCTCACCGGCCTGCCTGCGGAAGTCATCTTTTTCGGCATACTGACGGTCCAGGCCTACCAGACCTGGATCCATACGGAGCTTGTCGGCAGGCTCGGCCCCCTCGACGGCATCCTCAACACCCCGTCCAACCACCGCGTCCATCACGGCTGCGACGATCTTTACCTCGACAAGAACTATGGCGGCATCCTGATCATCTGGGACCGCATCTTCGGCACCTATCAGCGTGAGGAGCATACGCCCCGCTATGGACTTGTAAGAGACTTCGACAGCGTCAATCCGCTCAGGGTATGGGTCTCGGAACTGCCCGCCCTGATGCGCGACATCACATCCGCACGGACGGCAGCGGACCTCCGGGCAAGCCTGTTCGGACGCCCCGGCACAAAACACACCACCGGCGGCTGA
- a CDS encoding TetR/AcrR family transcriptional regulator — translation MTIPKRLPARQAIAEAGFELLSRNPGASLSEIAEHAGVGRATLHRHFASREDLLIALAHQAIAEMDHAAEVACHGAPSHTDALKRCMEALVPLGDRHSFLAHIPLDDDPAITAAFERQAGETRDLVDAARQEGTFAATVPTAWIVQAFDHLLYAGWESVRSGETTPAQAAALAWRTLTHGLGTTRDADGNDL, via the coding sequence ATGACCATACCCAAACGGCTTCCCGCCCGGCAGGCCATCGCAGAAGCGGGCTTCGAACTCCTGAGCCGCAATCCCGGCGCCTCGCTCAGCGAGATTGCCGAGCACGCCGGCGTCGGCCGCGCCACCCTGCACCGGCATTTCGCCAGCCGCGAGGACTTGCTGATCGCGCTGGCGCACCAGGCCATCGCCGAAATGGACCACGCCGCCGAGGTCGCCTGCCATGGTGCCCCCAGCCACACGGACGCGCTCAAGCGGTGCATGGAGGCACTGGTGCCCCTCGGCGACCGCCACAGCTTTCTCGCCCATATACCGCTGGACGATGACCCCGCCATCACCGCCGCCTTCGAACGCCAGGCAGGCGAGACCCGCGACCTTGTCGATGCGGCCAGGCAGGAAGGCACCTTTGCCGCGACAGTCCCCACCGCATGGATCGTCCAGGCCTTCGACCACCTTCTTTATGCCGGATGGGAATCCGTCCGCAGCGGCGAAACCACTCCCGCCCAGGCCGCCGCGCTGGCATGGCGGACCCTGACCCACGGGCTCGGCACCACAAGGGATGCAGACGGCAATGACCTATGA
- a CDS encoding RNA polymerase sigma factor — protein MPGPTAAHPIDYAALDDAGLVARAALRDARAVREITTRYNQRLFRTAWSVLRDQADAEEVVQEAYLKAFRGLDGFAGQSSLSTWLVRIVLNAAVDRGRRKERRRTDLLEQDVAVLDAYRRRHSPADATPEDALMRKQLADSLKSAIAQLADDYSSVVVLRDIEGMSVRETAEVLGVSEDVVKTRLSRARRQLRRILLPEIGGLFQETLPFAGADCERMTARVLAALEL, from the coding sequence ATGCCTGGGCCGACTGCCGCACACCCCATCGACTATGCCGCCCTGGATGATGCGGGGCTGGTGGCGCGTGCCGCGCTGCGCGATGCCCGGGCGGTGCGGGAGATCACCACGCGCTACAACCAGCGGCTCTTCCGCACGGCGTGGAGCGTGCTGCGCGACCAGGCGGATGCCGAGGAGGTGGTGCAGGAAGCCTATCTGAAGGCCTTTCGCGGGCTTGATGGATTTGCCGGCCAGTCGAGCCTGTCGACATGGCTGGTGCGGATTGTTCTCAACGCGGCCGTGGACCGGGGCCGCAGGAAGGAGCGCCGGCGCACGGACCTGCTGGAGCAGGACGTGGCGGTGCTCGATGCCTATCGGCGGCGGCATAGCCCGGCCGATGCGACCCCGGAGGATGCGCTGATGCGCAAACAGCTTGCCGACAGCCTGAAGAGCGCCATTGCTCAGCTCGCGGATGACTATAGCAGCGTGGTGGTGCTGCGGGACATCGAGGGCATGAGCGTGCGGGAGACCGCCGAGGTGCTGGGGGTCAGCGAGGACGTGGTGAAGACCCGCTTGTCACGGGCGCGGCGGCAGCTGCGCAGGATTCTGCTGCCGGAGATTGGCGGCCTGTTCCAGGAAACGCTGCCCTTCGCCGGGGCGGATTGCGAGCGCATGACCGCGCGGGTGCTTGCGGCGCTTGAGCTC